In Tsuneonella amylolytica, one genomic interval encodes:
- a CDS encoding universal stress protein — protein MRVYLVIMDETEEATRALRFASRRALKTGGAVHILALVPRQNFNAFGAVQATIEEEAKDRAEMVASSAAGSIFAESGKMPVISVRSGGAQEVIGDYLAERPEVAALVLGAAKDGGPGPLVAHFSAQAGGLPCPLFVIPGSLSDDEIDRLS, from the coding sequence ATGCGCGTCTATCTCGTAATCATGGACGAAACGGAGGAAGCGACGCGCGCGCTGCGTTTCGCCAGTCGCCGCGCGCTGAAAACCGGCGGCGCGGTGCACATCCTGGCGCTCGTGCCGCGGCAGAACTTCAACGCGTTCGGTGCCGTTCAGGCGACCATCGAGGAAGAGGCCAAGGACCGGGCCGAAATGGTCGCCAGCAGCGCCGCCGGATCGATCTTCGCCGAAAGCGGCAAGATGCCGGTGATCTCGGTCCGCTCGGGCGGCGCGCAGGAGGTCATCGGAGACTACCTTGCCGAACGCCCCGAGGTTGCGGCGCTGGTGCTGGGCGCGGCGAAGGACGGCGGACCGGGTCCGCTCGTCGCACACTTTTCCGCCCAGGCCGGCGGGCTGCCCTGCCCGCTGTTCGTGATCCCGGGCAGCCTGTCCGACGACGAGATCGACCGTTTGAGCTAG
- a CDS encoding acyl-CoA thioesterase yields the protein MPSDTNPYGGVFGGWLMSQMALGAGALASRVGKGKAVVVSASDFAFPGAMAVGDELSVFCEVAATGTTSLTVAAEGIARERNGEATTKVCSGTFKFVLLGDDDRPRVVSEAALSANDE from the coding sequence ATGCCATCCGACACCAACCCCTACGGCGGGGTGTTCGGTGGGTGGCTGATGAGCCAGATGGCGCTCGGCGCGGGGGCGCTGGCGTCGCGCGTCGGCAAGGGCAAGGCGGTGGTCGTTTCGGCGAGCGACTTCGCGTTTCCCGGCGCGATGGCGGTGGGGGACGAGCTCAGCGTCTTCTGCGAGGTCGCCGCAACCGGCACCACCTCGCTCACCGTCGCTGCCGAGGGCATCGCGCGCGAGCGTAATGGCGAGGCGACCACGAAAGTATGCAGCGGTACGTTCAAGTTCGTGCTGCTCGGCGACGACGACCGGCCCCGCGTGGTCAGTGAGGCAGCGCTTTCGGCGAACGACGAATGA
- a CDS encoding endonuclease domain-containing protein → MLPLAKRMRHEPTEAEARLWSILRGKRLGGHKFRRQEQIGDFIVDFVCFGARLIVEADGSQHAENAADIERAAWLENQGFRVLRFWNTDILTNTEGVGTAILAALEPPLPNPSPARGEGL, encoded by the coding sequence TTGCTGCCGCTCGCAAAGCGCATGCGGCATGAACCGACTGAGGCGGAAGCCCGCCTGTGGTCGATCCTGCGCGGCAAACGGCTCGGCGGCCACAAGTTCAGGCGGCAAGAACAGATCGGTGACTTCATAGTCGATTTCGTATGCTTCGGTGCACGTCTGATCGTCGAGGCGGATGGATCACAACATGCCGAGAATGCTGCAGACATTGAGCGCGCGGCATGGTTGGAGAATCAGGGTTTTCGAGTGCTGCGTTTCTGGAACACCGATATCCTGACGAACACCGAAGGCGTGGGTACGGCCATTCTCGCTGCGCTCGAGCCCCCTCTCCCCAACCCCTCTCCCGCGAGGGGAGAGGGGCTTTGA
- the phaR gene encoding polyhydroxyalkanoate synthesis repressor PhaR, with protein sequence MAKRASEDGVVTIKKYANRRLYNTGTSSYITLDDLARMTRENVEFKVLDAKTGDDITHTILTQIIMEEESSGGEQMLPISFLRNLIAMYGNSMQSMMPSYLDAMMDNFRENQSKLHDAFMARAGGTPLGKIAETNMAMMRAAADTFMPRKAEPKPAPKAEATSDEIAELRAQMAAMQKKLDDLGQ encoded by the coding sequence ATGGCCAAGCGCGCGAGCGAAGACGGCGTCGTCACCATCAAGAAGTACGCCAACCGCCGGCTCTACAACACCGGTACCTCGAGCTACATCACGCTGGACGACCTGGCCCGGATGACGCGCGAGAACGTGGAGTTCAAGGTCCTCGATGCCAAGACCGGCGACGACATCACGCATACGATCTTGACCCAGATCATCATGGAAGAGGAATCGAGCGGCGGCGAACAGATGCTGCCGATCAGCTTCCTGCGGAACCTCATCGCGATGTACGGCAATTCGATGCAGTCGATGATGCCGAGCTACCTCGACGCCATGATGGACAACTTCCGCGAAAACCAGTCCAAGCTGCACGACGCCTTCATGGCGCGCGCCGGCGGCACGCCGCTTGGCAAGATCGCGGAAACGAACATGGCGATGATGCGCGCCGCCGCCGACACCTTCATGCCGCGCAAGGCCGAACCCAAGCCGGCGCCCAAGGCGGAAGCCACGTCGGACGAGATCGCCGAACTGCGCGCGCAGATGGCCGCGATGCAGAAGAAGCTCGACGACCTCGGGCAGTAA
- a CDS encoding pyruvate dehydrogenase complex dihydrolipoamide acetyltransferase: MATPIKMPALSPTMEEGTLARWLVKEGDTVAAGDVMAEIETDKATMEFEAVDEGTIAKIEVAEGTEGVKVGTVIAMLAGEDDSVGDDAGEVADAAPASAPESKNEQAATQERKEEVEGERKRTEPSDPVIPANAGIAGKDNSAQSKATPASAGVTKGDRIIASPLAKRIAEQKGIDLSGMKGSGPNGRIVKADVESAQPGEAPAAAAPASSAPAATPAPASAPAAPAALPDFGIPHEDEKLSNVRKVIARRLTESKQTVPHYYLAIDVRLDPLLKLRGELNASLEAQGIKLSVNDLLIKALAKALLQVPDCNVAFAGDTLRRYSRADISVAVAAPSGLITPVVVDAGSKSVSAIASEFKVLVDKAREGKLQPAEYQGGTASLSNLGMYGIKQFEAVINPPQAMIMAVGAGEKRPYVIDDALQIATVMTATGSFDHRAIDGATGAQLMQAFKALVEAPLGLVA; the protein is encoded by the coding sequence ATGGCCACGCCGATCAAGATGCCCGCCCTTTCCCCCACGATGGAGGAGGGCACGCTCGCCCGCTGGCTGGTGAAGGAAGGCGACACGGTCGCCGCCGGCGACGTGATGGCAGAGATCGAGACCGACAAGGCGACGATGGAGTTCGAAGCGGTCGACGAAGGCACGATCGCGAAGATCGAGGTGGCCGAAGGGACCGAGGGCGTGAAGGTCGGCACCGTCATCGCGATGCTGGCCGGAGAAGATGATTCCGTGGGCGACGATGCGGGTGAGGTGGCCGATGCCGCGCCTGCTTCTGCCCCCGAATCGAAGAACGAACAGGCCGCGACGCAGGAGCGCAAGGAAGAAGTCGAGGGCGAGCGCAAACGCACCGAGCCTTCCGACCCCGTCATCCCAGCGAACGCTGGGATCGCTGGCAAAGATAATTCCGCGCAGTCGAAAGCGACCCCAGCTTCCGCTGGGGTGACGAAGGGCGACCGCATCATCGCCTCCCCACTCGCCAAGCGGATCGCCGAGCAGAAGGGCATCGACCTGTCCGGCATGAAGGGCTCCGGTCCCAATGGCCGCATCGTGAAGGCCGACGTCGAAAGCGCGCAGCCGGGCGAGGCTCCCGCCGCAGCGGCGCCGGCGTCCAGTGCCCCGGCCGCAACTCCGGCACCCGCATCCGCACCGGCGGCCCCCGCGGCGCTCCCCGATTTCGGCATCCCGCACGAAGACGAGAAGCTGTCGAACGTCCGCAAGGTCATCGCGCGGCGTCTCACCGAATCGAAACAGACCGTCCCGCACTACTACCTCGCGATCGACGTGCGGCTCGATCCGCTGCTGAAGCTGCGCGGGGAACTCAACGCCTCGCTCGAGGCGCAGGGGATCAAGCTCAGCGTCAACGACCTGCTGATCAAGGCGCTGGCCAAGGCGCTGCTGCAGGTCCCCGATTGCAACGTCGCGTTCGCCGGCGACACGCTGCGCCGCTACAGCCGCGCGGACATCTCGGTCGCGGTTGCCGCGCCGAGCGGTCTGATCACACCGGTGGTGGTCGATGCTGGGTCGAAGTCTGTCAGCGCCATCGCGAGCGAATTCAAGGTGCTCGTCGACAAGGCTCGCGAGGGCAAGCTGCAGCCGGCCGAATACCAGGGCGGCACCGCCAGCCTCTCCAACCTCGGCATGTACGGGATCAAGCAGTTCGAGGCGGTGATCAACCCGCCGCAGGCGATGATCATGGCGGTCGGCGCGGGCGAGAAGCGCCCCTACGTCATCGACGACGCGCTCCAGATCGCCACCGTGATGACCGCCACCGGCAGCTTCGACCACCGCGCCATCGACGGCGCGACCGGGGCACAGCTGATGCAGGCGTTCAAAGCGCTGGTGGAGGCACCGCTAGGGCTGGTGGCTTGA
- a CDS encoding DUF805 domain-containing protein has product MIESIRYHLGHLFDLSGREARTTFWLWVLAVIILNIVVSIGFSLSTTADAMGAAMENAGRQDAEEMRRTVMASMLPGMKTMLWVSIGLSLVNCVLLGAALVRRAKDAGLPGAIVLIPFAALALSTWFAIDQIGEMETILAAALDPRSVQDAAAIEQGSPLKALIGWVPLISLIAIGLLKSKGASQTGD; this is encoded by the coding sequence ATGATCGAATCCATCAGGTATCACCTGGGCCATCTGTTCGACCTGTCCGGGCGCGAGGCGCGCACGACATTCTGGTTGTGGGTGCTGGCCGTCATCATCCTCAACATCGTCGTCAGCATCGGGTTCAGCCTCTCGACGACCGCCGATGCCATGGGGGCCGCGATGGAGAACGCGGGCCGCCAGGATGCGGAAGAAATGCGCCGTACGGTCATGGCCTCGATGCTGCCCGGAATGAAGACCATGCTGTGGGTCAGCATCGGCCTGTCGCTGGTCAATTGCGTCCTGCTCGGCGCAGCGCTGGTCCGCCGGGCGAAGGACGCCGGGCTGCCCGGTGCGATCGTCCTGATCCCGTTCGCCGCGCTGGCGCTCAGCACGTGGTTCGCGATTGACCAGATCGGCGAAATGGAAACCATTCTCGCCGCTGCGCTCGATCCCCGGTCGGTTCAGGATGCGGCTGCGATCGAGCAGGGATCGCCGCTGAAGGCGCTGATCGGGTGGGTGCCGCTGATCTCGCTCATCGCGATCGGATTGCTGAAGTCGAAGGGCGCATCGCAAACGGGTGACTGA
- a CDS encoding alanine racemase: MTDLPPPSLRLDLDAAALAANWRTLDRMSGNAAAGAAVKADAYGLGTANVVPVLAEAGARDFFVAHWSEVPGVIAHVEPERVSVLHGPLTDADCAFARATGVRPVLNSLPQVARWKASGGGPCDMMVDTGINRLGIPMASIGDPALAGLEVRTLMSHLASADEDVDLNARQLARFRDAAAAIPARRRSLANSAGIALGPDFAFDLTRPGLALYGGVQRAEMAGRIAQVAYPRAAIMQVREITPGEGVGYNAAFVADRPMRVGVVSLGYADGFLRCWGARGALRHGGTDLPLLGKVSMDMVVVDLAAAPTLRESDWIDVPYDLPSGSAISGLSQYEMLTTLGLRFRL, encoded by the coding sequence ATGACCGACCTGCCGCCGCCGTCCCTGCGGCTCGACCTCGATGCCGCGGCACTGGCGGCGAACTGGCGCACGCTCGACCGGATGTCGGGCAACGCGGCGGCGGGGGCGGCGGTCAAGGCCGACGCCTATGGTCTCGGCACCGCGAACGTGGTCCCCGTGCTGGCCGAGGCGGGCGCCCGCGACTTCTTCGTCGCGCATTGGAGCGAGGTGCCCGGCGTCATCGCGCACGTGGAGCCTGAACGCGTGTCCGTGCTGCACGGACCGCTGACCGATGCCGACTGCGCCTTCGCCCGGGCTACCGGCGTGCGGCCCGTCCTCAACAGCCTGCCGCAAGTTGCGCGATGGAAGGCGAGCGGCGGCGGGCCATGCGACATGATGGTCGACACCGGCATCAACCGGCTCGGCATTCCGATGGCGTCGATCGGCGACCCGGCATTGGCGGGGCTCGAGGTCCGGACGCTGATGTCGCACCTCGCCAGCGCCGACGAGGACGTCGATCTCAACGCCCGGCAACTCGCCCGCTTCCGTGACGCAGCCGCAGCGATCCCGGCGCGGCGCCGCAGCCTCGCCAACAGCGCCGGTATCGCGCTGGGTCCGGACTTCGCGTTCGACCTCACCCGCCCCGGCCTCGCGCTCTACGGCGGGGTGCAGCGCGCCGAGATGGCGGGGCGGATCGCGCAAGTCGCGTATCCCCGCGCCGCCATCATGCAGGTGCGCGAGATCACGCCGGGGGAGGGGGTCGGCTACAATGCCGCGTTCGTCGCCGACCGGCCGATGCGCGTTGGAGTGGTGTCGTTGGGCTATGCCGACGGGTTCCTGCGCTGCTGGGGGGCGCGTGGTGCGCTGCGGCACGGTGGGACAGACCTGCCGCTTCTGGGCAAGGTATCGATGGACATGGTCGTGGTCGACCTCGCCGCTGCACCGACATTGCGCGAAAGTGATTGGATCGACGTTCCCTACGACCTGCCGTCCGGCTCCGCGATATCGGGCCTGTCGCAGTACGAGATGCTGACGACGCTCGGCCTCCGCTTCCGCCTCTGA
- a CDS encoding M28 family peptidase produces the protein MQTGLADNRAMRFAPIAAAAAIAVSAPLAASDDPATGVSEARLKSDVERLVGFGTRHTLSDPDGKTRGIGAARRWGAAEFEKTSKSCGGCLTVVLPENTVSGGRIPTPTKIVDVVAIQRGTERPNEVVIVQGHIDSRVTDVMDFTSDAPGANDDGSGTALVLEAARVLSKRQYPVTIVYALLSGEEQGLFGGQLLANYAAEQGWQVKAVLNNDIVGNSCGSDGFCDDTHVRVFSEGPRADLDAKTRADQRRFAGENDSPSRNLSRFIDGLDGPGLEVRPIWRADRMGRGGDHLPFLEKGYPAIRFSVAVENYDKQHQDLRVEDGTHYGDTVDAMDFPYLAKVTALNVRTLDHLARAPMPPVPTADAAVRTDTLIEWKGTAGAPLYNVFARRTDAADWGEPIAIVNYETPTGTRPVTPAAERTHSYVAKVRGDDWIFGVNACAANGACSPVASAVPGGAFEPLLAAEGDK, from the coding sequence ATGCAAACGGGGCTGGCCGACAACCGCGCCATGCGTTTCGCCCCTATTGCCGCCGCCGCGGCCATCGCCGTCTCCGCCCCGCTCGCCGCTTCCGACGATCCCGCGACCGGGGTTTCCGAAGCGCGCCTGAAATCCGATGTCGAGCGACTGGTCGGCTTCGGCACGCGGCACACCCTGTCCGACCCCGACGGCAAGACGCGCGGCATCGGCGCCGCCCGGCGCTGGGGCGCGGCGGAGTTCGAGAAGACGAGCAAGTCCTGCGGCGGGTGCCTGACCGTCGTGCTGCCCGAGAACACCGTTTCGGGCGGCCGCATTCCCACGCCGACCAAGATCGTCGACGTCGTCGCCATCCAGCGCGGCACCGAGCGGCCGAACGAAGTCGTGATCGTGCAGGGGCACATCGACAGCCGCGTGACCGACGTGATGGACTTCACCTCCGACGCGCCGGGCGCCAACGACGACGGCAGCGGCACCGCGCTGGTGCTCGAGGCGGCGCGCGTGCTCAGCAAGCGGCAGTATCCGGTGACCATCGTCTACGCCCTGCTTTCGGGCGAGGAGCAGGGCCTGTTCGGTGGTCAACTGCTGGCCAACTACGCGGCCGAGCAGGGCTGGCAGGTGAAGGCCGTGCTCAACAACGACATCGTCGGCAATTCGTGCGGCAGCGACGGCTTCTGCGACGATACCCACGTTCGCGTCTTCAGCGAAGGGCCGCGCGCCGATCTCGATGCCAAGACCCGCGCCGACCAGCGGCGGTTCGCGGGCGAGAACGACAGCCCGAGCCGCAACCTGTCGCGCTTCATCGACGGGCTCGACGGGCCGGGGCTGGAAGTCCGTCCGATCTGGCGCGCCGATCGCATGGGCCGGGGCGGGGATCACCTGCCGTTCCTCGAGAAGGGCTATCCCGCTATCCGGTTCTCCGTGGCGGTTGAGAACTACGACAAGCAGCACCAGGATCTGCGGGTCGAGGACGGGACGCATTACGGCGACACCGTCGATGCGATGGACTTTCCCTATCTCGCCAAGGTGACTGCGCTCAACGTGCGTACGCTCGACCATCTCGCCCGGGCGCCGATGCCGCCTGTGCCCACAGCCGATGCGGCGGTGCGGACCGACACGCTGATCGAGTGGAAGGGCACGGCGGGCGCACCCCTGTATAACGTGTTCGCCCGCCGAACCGATGCCGCGGACTGGGGCGAGCCGATCGCAATTGTGAATTACGAGACGCCCACCGGTACCCGGCCCGTCACGCCCGCGGCCGAGCGCACGCATTCCTACGTCGCCAAAGTTCGCGGCGACGACTGGATTTTCGGCGTGAATGCCTGCGCGGCGAACGGTGCCTGCAGCCCGGTCGCGAGCGCGGTGCCGGGCGGGGCGTTCGAGCCGCTGCTCGCGGCGGAGGGTGACAAGTAG
- a CDS encoding ribonuclease R family protein, which translates to MKQNRNAGHKPGMPTKAQVLEFLQTTDQIAGKREIAKAFGLKGQEKIALKALLKDMAEEGLIDGKKTAYHRMGGVPKVTVLRVAEIYDGEPYAIPDAWSPDDGAPPPRIRVIEGRKGKGNTKIPALKIGDRVLARTEETGRGWTAHPMKKLPAREDGLIGVVEIDRTGKGWLAPVDKRVRSSSPISDLGGAEEGQLVLAEPAGKSPRSGVKVVEIYGDPLAPKSFSLIAIAKHGIPHVFSDETIAEAERAAKLPLSREHREDLTHLPIVAIDPADARDHDDAIWAEPDGEGGYNALVAIADVSYYVRPGGQLDREARRRGNSVYFPDRVVPMLPEVLSADVCSLKQDQDRAAMACHLRISPDGKVTKWRFTRALVRIAHNIAYEDAQKEIDEGQPREFLQHLWGAWALLAKARAERDPLDLDLPERQVRLDDQGRIAEIAVRERLDAHRVVEDFMIAANVAAAKALEAKTAPVVYRVHETPGREKLVTLRDYMKTFGHTLALGQVITPGLFNRMLKDIGDESEKAQVMEAVLRSQTQAYYGPANAGHFGLALGSYAHFTSPIRRYADLLVHRALVDAYKLEQPKPPAGIPETSGLAERDRADLSKVSDAISKAERRAMEAERDTIDRYVAAWLAGRVGEVFPTRITGVQGFGFFATIVGLGGDGLIPVSTLGSEYFTYDEAGQRLVGKDSGTTYAPGDKLDLRLAEANPLTGALKFELPDQQGKIEPRGNRTPPGPKFQDRQKHMQGKRGRPGNIRHQGRKK; encoded by the coding sequence ATGAAACAGAACAGAAATGCGGGCCACAAGCCCGGAATGCCGACGAAGGCGCAAGTCCTCGAATTTCTCCAGACCACCGACCAGATCGCCGGCAAGCGCGAGATCGCCAAGGCGTTCGGTCTGAAGGGGCAGGAGAAGATCGCGCTGAAGGCGCTGCTGAAGGACATGGCCGAAGAAGGCCTGATCGACGGCAAGAAGACCGCCTACCACCGCATGGGCGGGGTGCCGAAGGTCACCGTGCTGCGCGTCGCCGAGATCTACGACGGCGAACCCTACGCCATTCCCGACGCCTGGTCGCCCGACGACGGCGCACCGCCCCCGCGCATCCGCGTGATCGAAGGGCGCAAGGGGAAGGGGAACACCAAGATCCCGGCGCTGAAGATCGGCGACCGCGTTCTCGCCCGGACCGAGGAAACGGGGCGCGGGTGGACCGCGCATCCGATGAAGAAGCTCCCTGCGCGGGAGGACGGCCTGATAGGCGTCGTCGAGATCGACCGCACCGGCAAGGGCTGGCTCGCGCCGGTCGACAAGCGCGTCCGCTCATCGAGCCCCATCTCCGACCTGGGCGGTGCCGAGGAGGGGCAGCTGGTGCTCGCCGAACCGGCCGGCAAGTCGCCGCGATCGGGGGTCAAGGTCGTCGAAATCTACGGCGATCCGCTGGCACCGAAGTCGTTCAGCCTCATCGCCATCGCCAAACATGGCATCCCGCACGTCTTCTCCGACGAGACCATCGCCGAGGCGGAGCGCGCGGCGAAGCTGCCGCTGTCGAGGGAGCACCGCGAGGACCTGACGCATCTGCCCATCGTCGCGATCGATCCCGCCGACGCGCGCGATCACGACGATGCCATTTGGGCCGAGCCGGACGGGGAGGGCGGCTACAATGCCCTCGTCGCGATTGCCGACGTCAGCTATTATGTCAGGCCCGGCGGTCAGCTCGACCGCGAGGCGAGGAGGCGCGGCAACTCGGTCTACTTCCCCGACCGCGTCGTGCCCATGCTGCCCGAAGTGCTGAGCGCCGACGTCTGCTCGCTGAAGCAGGACCAGGACCGCGCGGCGATGGCGTGCCATTTGCGCATTTCGCCGGACGGCAAGGTCACGAAATGGCGCTTCACCCGCGCCCTCGTCCGCATCGCGCACAACATCGCCTACGAGGACGCGCAGAAGGAAATCGACGAGGGCCAGCCGCGCGAGTTCCTGCAGCACCTGTGGGGCGCGTGGGCTCTGCTGGCGAAGGCGCGTGCCGAGCGCGACCCCCTCGACCTCGACTTGCCCGAACGGCAGGTCCGGCTCGACGATCAGGGCAGGATCGCCGAGATCGCCGTTCGCGAACGGCTCGACGCGCACCGCGTGGTCGAGGACTTCATGATCGCGGCCAACGTCGCGGCGGCCAAGGCGCTGGAGGCGAAGACCGCCCCGGTCGTCTACCGCGTCCACGAGACGCCGGGCCGCGAGAAGCTCGTGACCTTGCGCGACTATATGAAGACCTTCGGCCATACCCTCGCGCTCGGCCAGGTCATTACGCCGGGCCTGTTCAACCGCATGCTCAAGGACATCGGCGACGAAAGCGAGAAGGCGCAGGTGATGGAGGCGGTGCTTCGCAGCCAGACGCAGGCGTATTACGGCCCGGCGAACGCGGGCCACTTCGGCCTCGCGCTCGGCTCTTACGCGCACTTCACCTCGCCGATCCGCCGCTATGCCGACCTGCTGGTTCACCGCGCCCTGGTCGATGCCTACAAACTCGAGCAGCCCAAGCCGCCGGCCGGCATTCCGGAGACGAGCGGCCTCGCCGAGCGCGACCGCGCCGACTTGTCGAAAGTGTCCGACGCGATCAGCAAGGCCGAACGCCGCGCGATGGAAGCCGAGCGGGACACCATCGACCGCTATGTCGCCGCTTGGCTCGCGGGCCGCGTGGGCGAGGTCTTCCCGACCCGTATCACCGGCGTGCAGGGCTTCGGCTTCTTCGCGACCATCGTCGGCCTAGGCGGCGACGGGCTCATTCCCGTGAGCACGCTGGGCAGCGAATACTTCACTTACGACGAGGCCGGCCAGCGCCTCGTCGGCAAGGACAGCGGCACGACCTACGCGCCGGGCGACAAGCTCGACCTGCGCCTGGCCGAGGCGAACCCGCTGACCGGCGCGCTCAAGTTCGAACTCCCCGACCAGCAGGGCAAGATCGAACCGCGGGGCAACCGCACCCCACCCGGGCCCAAGTTCCAGGACCGGCAGAAGCACATGCAGGGAAAGCGCGGCCGGCCGGGCAACATCCGTCACCAGGGCCGCAAGAAGTAG
- the proS gene encoding proline--tRNA ligase has protein sequence MSQIRHALSVKRADDFAAWYQEVISAADMAEESGVRGCMVIKPWGYGLWERIQRLLDDRIKATGHDNAYFPLLIPLRNFEREAEHVDGFAKEMAVVTHHRLIAGPNGGLIPDPDAKLEEPLVIRPTSETIIGDAMARWVQSWRDLPLKLNQWANVMRWEMRTRMFLRTSEFLWQEGHTAHETADEAREHTLRMLEVYRACAEEDLALPVIAGEKPENERFPGAVETWSIEAMMQDGKALQAGTSHYLGTNFSQASGIKFQDRDGGQQLAHTTSWGVSTRMIGGVIMVHGDDDGLKVPPAIAPWQVVIVPMLREDDGDAALLAYCEGLRAKLAASDALREPVRVYLDSKPGKAAAKRWDWVRKGAPIIVEVGGRDMEGGKVSMLRRDRLWNTDNGKPAFEYPQLDEAASAIPGILESMQASLLADAAAVRDGRIDRTVTDLAGIEAHFAEGVKNPGWLEVQWSKPTGAALEKVVEQLKALKLTLRNVPADAAPADGACVFTGETAQERVLVARAY, from the coding sequence GTGTCCCAGATCCGCCACGCCCTGTCGGTCAAGCGCGCCGACGATTTCGCCGCATGGTACCAGGAGGTCATCTCAGCCGCCGATATGGCCGAAGAGTCTGGCGTGCGTGGCTGCATGGTCATCAAGCCGTGGGGCTACGGCCTTTGGGAGCGCATCCAGCGCCTGCTCGACGACCGGATCAAGGCGACGGGCCACGACAACGCCTATTTTCCGCTGCTCATCCCCCTCAGAAACTTCGAGCGCGAGGCCGAGCACGTCGACGGGTTTGCCAAGGAGATGGCAGTCGTCACCCACCACCGCCTGATCGCCGGGCCGAACGGCGGCCTGATCCCCGATCCCGACGCCAAGCTGGAGGAACCGTTGGTCATCCGCCCGACCAGCGAGACGATCATCGGCGACGCGATGGCGCGCTGGGTCCAGTCGTGGCGAGACCTGCCGTTGAAGCTCAACCAGTGGGCCAACGTCATGCGTTGGGAAATGCGCACGCGAATGTTCCTGCGCACCAGCGAATTCCTCTGGCAGGAAGGGCACACCGCGCACGAGACCGCGGACGAGGCAAGAGAGCACACTCTGCGCATGCTCGAGGTCTATCGCGCCTGCGCCGAAGAGGACCTCGCGCTGCCGGTCATCGCCGGCGAGAAGCCCGAGAACGAGCGCTTTCCCGGCGCGGTGGAGACCTGGTCGATCGAGGCGATGATGCAGGACGGCAAGGCGCTGCAGGCCGGCACCAGCCACTACCTCGGCACCAACTTTTCCCAAGCGAGCGGCATCAAGTTCCAGGATCGCGACGGCGGGCAGCAGCTTGCCCATACGACCAGCTGGGGCGTGTCGACCCGCATGATCGGCGGCGTGATCATGGTGCATGGCGACGACGACGGGCTGAAGGTTCCGCCCGCCATCGCGCCGTGGCAGGTCGTGATCGTGCCGATGCTGCGCGAGGACGACGGCGATGCCGCGCTGCTCGCCTACTGCGAAGGCTTGCGCGCGAAGCTCGCCGCCAGCGATGCGCTGCGCGAACCGGTGCGCGTTTATCTCGACAGCAAGCCCGGCAAGGCCGCCGCCAAGCGCTGGGACTGGGTGCGCAAGGGCGCTCCGATCATCGTCGAGGTCGGCGGGCGCGACATGGAAGGGGGCAAGGTCAGCATGCTGCGCCGCGACCGTCTTTGGAATACGGACAACGGCAAACCCGCGTTCGAGTATCCGCAACTGGACGAAGCGGCATCGGCGATCCCCGGCATCCTGGAATCCATGCAGGCGAGCCTGCTGGCCGATGCGGCCGCGGTGCGCGATGGTCGGATCGACCGCACGGTCACCGACTTGGCGGGGATCGAGGCCCACTTCGCCGAAGGGGTGAAGAACCCCGGCTGGCTCGAGGTGCAATGGTCGAAGCCAACGGGCGCCGCCCTCGAAAAGGTGGTCGAGCAGCTCAAGGCCCTGAAGCTCACGCTGCGCAACGTGCCCGCCGATGCAGCGCCGGCCGACGGAGCCTGCGTTTTCACGGGCGAAACCGCTCAAGAGCGGGTGCTGGTCGCGCGGGCCTATTGA